The Eleftheria terrae genome has a window encoding:
- a CDS encoding LacI family DNA-binding transcriptional regulator has translation MTTRSVTLRDIAAAAGVSVGTVSRALKNQPGLSEQTRAEVLKVAEREGYDLAKLRPSRRRLLFLINRSHAKLSDNPFYSRVLQGAEDACREEAVSLSLLSLGPDDPIAELVRRHEPDALLSAGFFETAMLEQIRATDLPLVLVDHHAAGAFCVNDDNLLGAWLAARHLIEQGCQRIAMISGPLAHHSIALRYKGYRKALFDAGRLADPELEVSLDPSLPYEDAAVNAMQQLLALPQRPDGVLAYNDATALTAMQHCLAEGVRIPQDIAFAGYDDIAAAARFRPSLTTVRVDKEELGRLAALHLIRGHLAPGEDLRPVELLVRDSSRRRR, from the coding sequence ATGACTACAAGAAGCGTCACACTGCGCGACATCGCGGCCGCGGCGGGGGTGTCTGTCGGCACCGTCTCGCGCGCGCTGAAGAACCAGCCGGGGCTGTCCGAGCAAACCCGTGCCGAGGTGCTCAAGGTGGCAGAACGCGAGGGCTACGATCTGGCCAAGCTGCGCCCGAGCCGGCGCCGGCTGCTGTTTCTCATCAACCGTTCGCATGCCAAGCTGAGCGACAACCCGTTCTATTCCCGCGTGTTGCAGGGCGCGGAAGACGCCTGCCGCGAGGAGGCGGTGTCGCTCAGCCTGTTGTCGCTCGGGCCCGACGACCCGATCGCCGAGCTGGTTCGGCGCCATGAGCCGGACGCGCTGTTGTCGGCGGGGTTCTTCGAGACGGCAATGCTGGAGCAGATCCGTGCGACCGACCTGCCACTGGTGCTGGTGGACCACCATGCCGCCGGCGCCTTCTGCGTCAATGACGACAACCTGCTGGGCGCCTGGCTGGCGGCCCGGCATCTGATCGAGCAGGGCTGCCAGCGCATTGCGATGATCAGCGGTCCGCTGGCCCACCACTCGATCGCCTTGCGCTACAAGGGCTACCGCAAGGCCCTGTTCGATGCCGGCCGCCTGGCCGATCCTGAACTGGAGGTGAGCCTCGACCCGTCGCTGCCCTATGAAGACGCTGCGGTCAACGCCATGCAGCAGCTGCTGGCACTCCCGCAGCGCCCGGACGGTGTGCTGGCCTACAACGACGCCACTGCCCTCACCGCGATGCAGCACTGCCTCGCCGAGGGCGTGCGCATCCCGCAGGACATCGCCTTCGCCGGCTATGACGACATTGCCGCCGCGGCACGCTTTCGCCCGTCGCTCACCACCGTGCGGGTGGACAAGGAGGAGCTCGGGCGGCTGGCGGCGCTGCACCTGATTCGCGGCCACCTGGCCCCCGGGGAAGACCTGCGGCCGGTGGAGCTGCTGGTGCGTGACAGCTCCCGGCGCCGGAGATGA
- a CDS encoding AGE family epimerase/isomerase, which yields MTDISDPQAAGVLLRGQDDTAWHARLHRELQDCILPYWAGPMRDPRGGFFGGRDTEGRLRDDLPRTAVLGARVLWTFATAARAGGQAAWLDTAAHAWRWLRTVLWDERHEGVYWSVDADGRALQDHKHSYAQAFAIYASAAYARLGQPDALALARRLFTRLEAARDIEYGGYYEGCRRDWQPAPGLRLSEREPDACKTTNTLLHLLEAFTELQQVAAEPAVADRLGELVDLFLARLWRPEQRAFGMFFERDWRPIGDRVSYGHDIEAAWLLHRAAQVLGDPARRARVRELVPQVASAVLERGVAPDGSLWTEGTTGAADDRTRQWWCQAEAMVGFHDAWSLSGHLRFAQAARGCWDYITAHFTDPRGGDWFKQLDEQGRPVAGHLKAGPWECPYHHARACLEMMQRLAPAAE from the coding sequence ATGACCGACATTTCCGACCCGCAGGCCGCAGGCGTCCTGCTGCGCGGCCAGGACGACACCGCCTGGCATGCGCGCCTGCACCGTGAACTGCAGGACTGCATCCTGCCGTACTGGGCAGGGCCGATGCGCGACCCGCGCGGCGGCTTCTTTGGCGGCCGGGATACCGAGGGCCGCCTGCGCGACGACCTGCCGCGCACCGCGGTGCTCGGGGCACGGGTGCTGTGGACCTTTGCCACGGCGGCCCGCGCCGGCGGCCAGGCCGCCTGGCTCGACACGGCGGCCCATGCCTGGCGGTGGCTGCGCACCGTGTTGTGGGACGAGCGACACGAGGGCGTGTACTGGAGCGTCGACGCCGACGGGCGCGCCCTGCAGGACCACAAGCACAGCTATGCACAGGCGTTCGCCATCTACGCCTCGGCCGCCTACGCCCGGCTGGGGCAGCCCGATGCGCTGGCCCTGGCGCGCCGCCTGTTCACGCGGCTGGAAGCGGCACGCGACATCGAGTACGGCGGCTACTACGAAGGCTGCCGCCGCGACTGGCAGCCGGCCCCCGGATTGCGCCTGTCCGAGCGTGAGCCCGACGCCTGCAAGACGACCAACACCTTGCTGCACCTGCTCGAAGCCTTCACCGAGCTGCAGCAGGTGGCCGCAGAGCCGGCCGTCGCCGACCGGCTGGGCGAGCTGGTCGATCTGTTCCTGGCGCGCCTCTGGCGCCCCGAACAGCGCGCCTTCGGCATGTTCTTCGAGCGCGACTGGAGACCGATCGGCGACCGCGTGTCCTATGGCCATGACATCGAAGCTGCCTGGCTGCTGCACCGTGCGGCCCAGGTGCTGGGCGACCCGGCACGGCGGGCCCGGGTGCGCGAACTGGTGCCGCAGGTGGCGAGCGCCGTGCTCGAGCGCGGCGTGGCGCCGGACGGCTCACTCTGGACCGAGGGCACGACCGGGGCAGCCGACGACCGCACGCGGCAGTGGTGGTGCCAGGCAGAGGCGATGGTCGGCTTCCACGACGCCTGGTCGCTCAGCGGGCACCTGCGTTTCGCACAGGCCGCACGCGGCTGCTGGGACTACATCACCGCCCACTTCACCGACCCCCGCGGCGGCGACTGGTTCAAGCAGCTGGACGAGCAGGGGCGCCCCGTTGCCGGCCACCTGAAGGCCGGCCCCTGGGAATGCCCCTATCACCACGCCCGCGCCTGTCTGGAGATGATGCAGCGGCTGGCGCCAGCGGCCGAGTGA